One segment of Bacteroides caecimuris DNA contains the following:
- a CDS encoding glucoamylase family protein, which yields MSALPLMLLFLSAVALTFQSCKGKSKSNNLSAATDSLSDDALMDTVQRRTFLYFWEGAEPNSGLAPERYHVDGVYPENDANVVTSGGSGFGIMAILAGIDRGYVTREEGLARMERIVSFLEKADRFHGAYPHWWYGDTGKVKPFGQKDNGGDLVETAFLIQGLLAVHQYYVNGNEKEKALAQRIDQIWRDVDWNWYRQGGQNVLYWHWSPTYGWEMNFPVHGYNECMIMYILAAASPTHGVPAAVYHDGWAQNGAIVAPHKVEGIELHLRYQGTEAGPLFWAQYSFLGLDPVGLKDEYCPSYFHEMRNLTLVNRAYCIRNPKHYKGFGPDCWGLTASYSVDGYAAHSPNEQEDKGVISPTAALSSIVYTPEYSMQVMRHLYGMGDKVFGPFGFYDAFSETDNWYPQRYLAIDQGPIAVMIENYRSGLLWKLFMSHPDVQAGLTKLGFNTNKQDVRQE from the coding sequence ATGAGTGCACTTCCGCTCATGTTACTATTTCTATCCGCCGTTGCCCTGACTTTCCAGAGCTGTAAAGGGAAAAGCAAAAGCAACAACCTCTCCGCAGCCACTGACTCGTTATCGGACGACGCCCTGATGGATACCGTCCAGCGACGGACTTTCCTTTATTTTTGGGAAGGTGCCGAGCCGAATAGCGGCTTAGCTCCCGAACGTTATCATGTAGACGGCGTTTATCCAGAAAACGATGCCAACGTAGTCACTTCCGGTGGCAGCGGCTTCGGCATCATGGCTATCCTTGCGGGAATCGACCGCGGTTACGTCACCCGCGAGGAGGGACTGGCACGAATGGAACGCATCGTTTCTTTCCTCGAAAAAGCAGACCGTTTCCATGGAGCCTACCCTCATTGGTGGTATGGTGATACGGGCAAGGTGAAACCATTCGGTCAGAAAGATAATGGGGGCGATCTGGTAGAGACCGCTTTCCTCATCCAAGGGCTGCTGGCCGTGCACCAATACTACGTCAACGGAAACGAGAAAGAGAAAGCACTCGCCCAACGTATCGACCAGATTTGGCGGGATGTCGACTGGAACTGGTATCGGCAAGGCGGGCAAAACGTTCTTTACTGGCATTGGAGTCCGACGTATGGCTGGGAAATGAATTTCCCTGTACACGGCTACAACGAATGTATGATTATGTATATTCTTGCAGCCGCTTCTCCTACACACGGAGTACCTGCGGCTGTCTATCATGACGGTTGGGCACAGAACGGAGCCATCGTTGCTCCGCATAAAGTGGAAGGAATCGAGTTGCACCTCCGCTATCAGGGCACCGAAGCCGGACCGCTTTTCTGGGCTCAATACTCTTTCCTCGGACTTGATCCGGTGGGACTGAAAGATGAATACTGCCCCAGCTACTTCCACGAAATGCGCAACCTGACACTGGTGAACCGTGCTTACTGCATCCGCAACCCTAAACATTACAAAGGTTTCGGACCGGATTGTTGGGGACTGACCGCCAGCTACTCCGTCGATGGATATGCAGCTCATTCGCCCAATGAGCAGGAGGACAAAGGAGTGATCTCCCCTACCGCCGCACTTTCATCCATTGTCTATACACCGGAATATTCCATGCAGGTAATGCGCCATCTGTATGGTATGGGAGATAAAGTGTTCGGTCCTTTCGGATTCTACGATGCTTTCAGCGAAACGGACAATTGGTATCCGCAACGTTATCTGGCCATCGACCAAGGTCCTATTGCTGTCATGATCGAAAACTACCGGAGCGGATTATTGTGGAAACTCTTCATGAGCCATCCCGACGTACAGGCCGGACTGACCAAACTGGGCTTTAACACCAACAAGCAAGACGTGAGACAGGAATAA
- the bglX gene encoding beta-glucosidase BglX has translation MIYKKLSLSILLFAAGFLTASAQKSPQDMDRFIDVLMNKMTLEEKIGQLNLPVTGEITTGQAKSSDIAAKIKKGEVGGLFNLKGVEKIREVQKQAVENSRLGIPLLFGMDVIHGYETMFPIPLGLSCTWDMTAIEESARIAAVEASADGISWTFSPMVDISRDPRWGRVSEGSGEDPFLGAMIAEAMVRGYQGKNMERNDEIMACVKHFALYGAGEAGRDHNTVDMSRQRMFNDYMLPYEAAVEAGVGSVMASFNEVDGIPATANKWLMTDILRGQWGFNGFVVTDYTGISEMIDHGIGDLQTVSARAINAGVDMNMVSEGFVGTLKKSVQEGKVSMETLNTACRRILEAKYKLGLFDNPYKYCDPKRPARDIFTKAHRDAARRIAAESFVLLKNDSPDGNPNGNPLLPFNPKGNIAVIGPLANSRSNMPGTWSVAAVLDRCPSLVEGLKEMTAGKANIMYAKGSNLISDASYEERATMFGRSLNRDNRTDQQLLDEALNVARRADIIIAALGESSEMSGESSSRTDLNIPDVQQNLLKELLKTGKPVVLVLFTGRPLTLNWEQEHVPAILNVWFGGSEAAYAIGDALFGYVNPGGKLTMTFPKNVGQIPLYYAHKNTGRPLKDGKWFEKFRSNYLDVDNDPLYPFGYGLSYTTFSYSDIDLSHSSMNMNGSLTAAVEITNTGTWPGSEVVQLYIRDVVGSSTRPVKELKGFQKIFLEPGEMKIVRFKIAPEMLRYYNYDLQLVAEPGDFEVMIGTNSRDVKTAKFTLN, from the coding sequence AAAAGCAGCGACATCGCCGCAAAAATCAAGAAAGGCGAAGTGGGAGGATTGTTCAATCTGAAAGGAGTAGAGAAGATACGTGAGGTACAGAAACAGGCTGTGGAAAATTCACGGCTGGGTATTCCGTTATTGTTCGGGATGGACGTTATTCACGGATACGAAACGATGTTCCCTATCCCACTCGGTTTGTCTTGCACCTGGGACATGACAGCCATTGAAGAGTCTGCCCGCATTGCAGCCGTAGAGGCAAGTGCCGATGGAATCTCATGGACTTTCAGCCCGATGGTGGATATTTCACGTGACCCTCGTTGGGGACGCGTATCCGAAGGTAGTGGCGAAGACCCGTTTCTCGGTGCCATGATTGCCGAAGCGATGGTGCGCGGCTATCAGGGGAAAAATATGGAACGGAATGACGAAATCATGGCCTGCGTAAAACACTTTGCGTTATATGGGGCAGGCGAAGCCGGCCGCGACCATAACACCGTGGATATGAGCCGCCAACGAATGTTCAATGATTATATGCTGCCGTATGAAGCAGCCGTTGAAGCGGGTGTAGGCAGCGTGATGGCTTCTTTTAATGAAGTAGACGGTATTCCGGCCACTGCCAATAAATGGCTGATGACGGATATTCTCCGCGGACAGTGGGGATTCAACGGTTTTGTGGTAACTGATTATACGGGCATTTCAGAAATGATCGACCACGGTATCGGTGATCTTCAGACAGTATCCGCCCGTGCCATCAATGCCGGAGTGGATATGAATATGGTAAGCGAGGGTTTTGTAGGGACACTGAAGAAATCCGTTCAGGAAGGAAAAGTCTCTATGGAAACATTGAATACGGCTTGCCGTCGTATTCTGGAAGCCAAATATAAACTGGGATTGTTTGATAATCCTTATAAATATTGCGATCCGAAACGTCCGGCACGCGACATCTTTACCAAAGCGCATCGTGATGCAGCCCGCAGAATTGCAGCAGAAAGTTTCGTTCTTCTAAAGAATGACAGTCCCGACGGTAATCCGAACGGAAATCCGTTGTTGCCTTTCAACCCTAAAGGAAATATTGCAGTGATCGGTCCGTTGGCAAACAGCCGTAGCAATATGCCGGGTACATGGAGCGTAGCAGCTGTGCTCGACCGTTGCCCTTCTTTGGTAGAAGGATTGAAAGAGATGACAGCCGGAAAAGCGAATATCATGTACGCTAAAGGAAGCAACCTGATTAGTGATGCAAGTTACGAAGAACGGGCAACGATGTTCGGCCGTTCCCTGAACCGTGACAACCGCACCGACCAGCAGTTGCTGGACGAAGCATTGAACGTAGCCCGTCGGGCAGATATCATCATCGCAGCGCTAGGCGAATCTTCTGAAATGAGCGGTGAAAGCAGCAGTCGTACAGACTTGAATATTCCCGACGTACAGCAGAATCTGTTGAAAGAGCTTTTAAAGACAGGCAAACCGGTGGTACTGGTGTTATTCACCGGACGTCCGCTTACGCTGAATTGGGAACAGGAGCATGTACCTGCCATTCTGAATGTATGGTTCGGAGGCAGTGAAGCCGCTTACGCCATTGGTGACGCCCTCTTCGGTTACGTCAATCCGGGTGGAAAACTGACCATGACTTTCCCGAAGAATGTCGGCCAGATACCTCTTTATTATGCGCACAAAAATACCGGACGCCCATTGAAAGATGGCAAATGGTTCGAGAAATTCCGCAGCAACTATCTCGATGTGGATAATGATCCGCTTTATCCGTTCGGTTACGGCCTTTCTTATACGACGTTCTCTTACAGTGACATCGACTTGAGTCATTCTTCCATGAACATGAACGGTTCGTTGACCGCGGCAGTGGAGATTACCAATACCGGAACATGGCCCGGCTCGGAAGTGGTACAGCTTTATATCCGCGACGTTGTGGGCAGCAGTACCCGTCCCGTCAAAGAACTGAAAGGTTTCCAAAAGATATTCCTCGAACCGGGAGAAATGAAGATTGTCCGTTTCAAGATTGCTCCGGAAATGCTTCGATACTATAATTATGATTTGCAACTAGTTGCCGAACCGGGCGACTTTGAAGTGATGATCGGTACGAACAGCCGTGATGTGAAAACCGCGAAGTTCACGTTAAACTAA
- a CDS encoding outer membrane beta-barrel family protein, translating into MKHRLLLLILFVFVASVAGWAQKSTAPSYTVKGVLIDSLTQEGEPYATIKIAKKNAPDKAVKMAVTGANGKFQEKLNVAAGNYIITISSIGKAPIVKEFTLKPSVKEVDLGTMISSEANNVLKGVEVVAQKPLVKVDVDKIEYNIEDDPDSKSNSILEMLRKVPLVTVDGEDNVQVNGSSSFKIHVNGKPNNMMSNNPKEVLKSMPANTIKYIEVITSPGAKYDAEGIGGILNIVTVGSGFEGYTATFRGNVNNNGVGAGTYAMVKQGKLTVSANYNYNYNNSPRSYSDSYRENYEPDKENEKYLESESSSKSKGNFQHGNLEASYEIDTLRLLTVAFGMYGSNNKSNSGGHTIMHGADRQDFAYRYRTDNRGKGSWYSINGNIDYQRASRKNKERMITLSYKINSQPQTNDSYNTYLDIEPDENKLDIIKELSLKNFHSDGKTNTMEHTFQVDYTTPIGKLHTIETGAKYIFRRNSSDNRFYEAEGASENYAYNENRSSEYRHLNHILSAYAGYTLKYKGFTFKPGLRYEQTIQEVKYLVGPGENFHSNFSDLVPSVSLGIKLGKTQNLRGGYNMRIWRPGIWNLNPYFDNQNPMFINQGNPNLKSEKSHSFDLSYSSFTSKFNVNLSLRHSFNNNGIERISRLITDKDGEIFEGGHKAPYGALYSTYGNIGKSRETGLNFYLNWNASPKTRIYVNGRGNYSDLRSPAQELHNYGWNASAFCGVQQTLPGKIRLSLNGGGSTPRISLQGKGSGYNYYSLGLSRSFLKEERLSLNVFCNNIVEKYRTYNNHTEGANFISKSSSKYPSRYYGFSISYRLGELKASVKKAARSIDNDDVKGGGGGGGNTGGGGGQ; encoded by the coding sequence ATGAAACATAGACTGTTACTACTAATTCTATTCGTATTCGTCGCCTCCGTGGCGGGGTGGGCACAAAAATCCACAGCTCCTTCTTATACAGTCAAAGGAGTACTTATTGATTCTTTAACACAAGAGGGAGAACCGTATGCTACCATCAAAATAGCAAAGAAAAATGCTCCGGATAAAGCAGTCAAGATGGCGGTGACTGGGGCGAATGGTAAATTTCAGGAGAAACTGAATGTCGCTGCGGGCAATTACATCATCACCATTTCTTCGATTGGTAAAGCACCGATAGTAAAGGAATTTACTCTAAAACCGTCTGTGAAGGAGGTTGATTTGGGCACAATGATTTCTTCAGAAGCCAATAACGTATTGAAAGGAGTGGAGGTAGTTGCACAAAAACCTTTGGTAAAGGTAGATGTGGATAAGATTGAATATAATATTGAAGATGATCCGGACTCAAAATCGAACAGCATATTGGAGATGCTTCGGAAAGTGCCTTTGGTAACGGTGGATGGAGAAGACAATGTACAGGTGAACGGCAGTAGCAGTTTCAAGATACATGTGAATGGAAAGCCCAATAATATGATGAGCAATAATCCGAAGGAAGTGCTGAAAAGTATGCCGGCAAACACAATCAAATATATTGAGGTGATCACTTCACCGGGAGCTAAATATGATGCGGAAGGTATCGGAGGTATTCTGAATATCGTCACAGTAGGTTCCGGATTTGAAGGATACACGGCTACTTTCAGAGGGAATGTTAACAACAATGGTGTGGGTGCCGGCACTTATGCAATGGTGAAACAGGGTAAGTTGACTGTTTCTGCCAACTACAACTATAATTATAATAATAGTCCGCGCAGCTATTCCGACAGTTACCGCGAAAATTATGAACCGGATAAGGAGAATGAAAAATATTTGGAATCGGAGAGTAGCTCCAAGTCGAAAGGAAATTTCCAGCATGGCAATTTGGAAGCTAGTTACGAGATTGATACGTTGAGGCTACTGACAGTGGCTTTTGGAATGTATGGCAGTAATAATAAAAGTAACAGTGGCGGACATACGATTATGCACGGAGCCGACCGTCAGGATTTTGCATACCGTTATAGAACCGACAATCGTGGAAAAGGATCATGGTATTCTATCAACGGAAATATAGACTATCAGCGTGCTTCCCGAAAGAATAAAGAACGGATGATTACGCTTTCTTATAAAATCAATTCCCAACCCCAAACGAATGATTCGTATAATACTTATCTGGACATCGAGCCTGATGAGAATAAACTGGATATTATCAAAGAATTGTCATTAAAGAATTTCCATTCGGACGGAAAGACAAATACGATGGAGCATACTTTCCAGGTGGACTATACTACTCCGATTGGGAAACTGCATACAATTGAAACCGGTGCCAAATATATTTTCCGGCGTAACTCCAGTGATAATCGGTTTTATGAAGCCGAGGGAGCAAGTGAAAACTATGCATATAATGAAAATCGTAGTAGCGAGTACCGTCATTTGAATCATATTCTCTCTGCTTATGCCGGATATACGCTGAAATACAAGGGATTTACTTTCAAACCGGGATTGCGTTATGAGCAAACTATACAAGAGGTGAAGTATCTGGTGGGGCCGGGCGAGAACTTCCATTCGAATTTTAGTGATCTGGTTCCTTCCGTTTCGTTGGGGATAAAACTAGGAAAGACGCAGAATTTGCGTGGTGGATACAATATGCGCATCTGGCGTCCGGGTATCTGGAATTTGAATCCTTATTTCGATAATCAGAATCCGATGTTTATCAATCAGGGAAATCCGAACTTGAAGAGTGAGAAGAGTCATTCGTTCGACTTGTCTTACAGCAGTTTTACATCTAAATTCAACGTCAATCTTTCTTTGCGTCATTCTTTCAATAATAATGGAATTGAAAGAATCAGTCGCTTGATTACTGATAAAGACGGAGAAATCTTTGAAGGGGGGCATAAAGCTCCCTACGGTGCGTTGTATAGCACATACGGTAATATCGGAAAGAGCAGGGAAACAGGATTGAATTTCTATTTGAACTGGAACGCTTCTCCTAAAACGAGAATTTACGTCAATGGACGTGGCAACTATAGCGATTTGCGGAGTCCTGCCCAAGAGTTGCATAATTATGGATGGAATGCTTCTGCGTTCTGCGGAGTTCAGCAAACTTTACCGGGGAAGATCCGCTTGAGCTTGAACGGAGGAGGAAGTACGCCCCGGATCAGTTTGCAGGGAAAAGGGTCAGGGTATAATTATTACAGTTTGGGATTGAGCCGTTCTTTCTTGAAAGAAGAACGTCTCTCTTTGAATGTTTTTTGCAATAATATTGTAGAAAAATACAGAACTTACAATAATCACACAGAAGGAGCTAACTTTATTTCGAAGAGTTCGAGCAAATACCCGAGCCGGTATTACGGTTTCAGTATCAGCTATCGGCTTGGAGAGTTGAAAGCCAGTGTGAAGAAAGCCGCACGAAGCATCGACAATGACGATGTGAAAGGTGGCGGCGGAGGAGGCGGAAACACCGGTGGTGGAGGTGGTCAGTAG